In Streptomyces violaceusniger Tu 4113, one DNA window encodes the following:
- a CDS encoding alpha-galactosidase, with the protein MIETGGSGRLWVLSGRHSSYALYVTDRDELLHLHWGPRIAVEDAEALAAEPGPPERPFESPLDGREEYPVEGGPRFVRPALSVHAGGVRGTEWRFSSGTVLDPGTGQELRLRFHDPLHHLDITLHYRMRDDGDVIERWTTLTHTGNAGQEPVELLRADSAAWSLPARDRWRLSHLHGRWAAESRLARTELTPGEKVIGSRRGHTSHHHLPWIALDGGEATEESGEVHSGALAWSGAWRIAVQRLADGAVQAVGGVGHDDAGQLLLAPGESFTTPVFAGLWTDGGFGAASRAWHAWQLARVVPGADRSRPVLYNSWEATEFEVSEEQQRSLAQLAATMGVELFVVDDGWFGARTSDRAGLGDWTANPDRFPHGLKPLADEVHALGMQFGIWVEPEMVNPDSDLYRAHPDWVQHHPGRARAAFRNQLVLNLARPEVRAYLWERLDTLLSGAPVDYVKWDFNRSFSDAGWPGDAYPRRLWIDHVRGLYELLERLRAAHPQVAFESCSGGGGRIDLGILGRTDQVWTSDNTDPLDRLAIQHGFSQLHPARVMAAWVTDSPNAMGNARVSSLRFRFVSAMAGVLGVGGDLTRWSEAELAEARDWVALYKRVRPVVQHGELYRLRPPEGDGLSAVQYVRGEETVVLAWIQAQHYGDAQPPLRLRGLDPAATYRDLETGEVHRGAVLAHRGLRTGLGGDLDAAVFHLRRN; encoded by the coding sequence ATGATCGAAACCGGTGGAAGCGGTCGGCTCTGGGTGCTCTCGGGGCGGCACAGCAGCTATGCCCTGTACGTCACCGACCGTGATGAACTGCTCCATCTCCACTGGGGGCCGAGGATCGCGGTCGAGGACGCCGAGGCCCTCGCCGCCGAGCCCGGGCCGCCGGAGCGGCCGTTCGAATCACCGCTGGACGGGCGGGAGGAGTACCCCGTGGAGGGCGGCCCGCGTTTCGTCCGCCCCGCCCTGTCCGTACACGCCGGGGGCGTACGCGGCACCGAGTGGCGCTTCAGCAGCGGCACCGTCCTGGACCCCGGCACCGGCCAGGAGCTGCGGTTGCGCTTCCACGATCCGCTGCACCACCTCGACATCACCCTCCACTACCGGATGCGGGACGACGGCGATGTCATCGAGCGCTGGACCACCCTCACCCACACCGGCAACGCCGGCCAGGAGCCCGTGGAGCTGCTGCGCGCCGACTCCGCCGCCTGGTCGCTCCCGGCGCGCGACCGCTGGCGGCTGTCCCATCTGCACGGCCGCTGGGCCGCCGAGAGCCGGCTGGCCCGCACCGAACTCACCCCCGGTGAGAAGGTGATCGGCAGCCGCCGGGGCCACACCAGCCACCATCATCTGCCCTGGATCGCCCTGGACGGCGGGGAGGCCACCGAGGAGAGCGGCGAGGTGCACAGCGGCGCGCTCGCCTGGTCCGGGGCCTGGCGGATCGCCGTCCAGCGGCTGGCCGACGGCGCCGTCCAGGCGGTCGGCGGAGTCGGCCACGACGACGCGGGGCAGCTACTCCTCGCGCCCGGCGAGTCGTTCACCACCCCCGTCTTCGCGGGGCTGTGGACCGACGGCGGCTTCGGTGCCGCCAGCCGCGCCTGGCACGCCTGGCAGCTCGCCCGGGTGGTCCCCGGCGCCGACCGGTCCCGGCCGGTGCTCTACAACTCCTGGGAGGCCACCGAGTTCGAGGTGAGCGAGGAACAGCAGCGCTCGCTCGCGCAGTTGGCCGCCACCATGGGCGTCGAGCTGTTCGTCGTCGACGACGGATGGTTCGGGGCGCGCACCAGCGACCGGGCCGGGCTCGGCGACTGGACGGCCAACCCGGACCGCTTTCCGCACGGGCTCAAACCGCTGGCCGACGAGGTGCACGCGCTGGGGATGCAGTTCGGCATCTGGGTCGAGCCCGAGATGGTCAACCCCGACAGCGACCTCTACCGCGCCCACCCCGACTGGGTGCAGCACCACCCCGGCCGGGCCCGCGCCGCATTCCGCAACCAGCTCGTGCTCAACCTCGCTCGCCCCGAGGTGCGCGCGTACCTGTGGGAGCGGCTGGACACCCTGCTGAGCGGCGCCCCCGTCGACTATGTGAAATGGGACTTCAACCGCTCCTTCTCGGACGCCGGCTGGCCCGGCGACGCCTATCCGCGGCGGCTGTGGATCGACCACGTACGCGGGCTGTACGAGCTGCTGGAGCGGCTGCGCGCGGCACACCCCCAGGTCGCCTTCGAGTCCTGCTCGGGCGGTGGCGGCCGGATCGACCTGGGCATCCTGGGCCGCACCGACCAGGTGTGGACCTCGGACAACACCGACCCGCTGGACCGGCTGGCCATCCAGCACGGCTTCAGCCAGCTCCACCCGGCCCGGGTGATGGCCGCCTGGGTCACCGACAGCCCCAACGCCATGGGCAACGCACGCGTCAGCTCGCTGCGCTTCCGCTTCGTCAGCGCGATGGCCGGGGTGCTGGGCGTCGGCGGCGATCTGACCCGCTGGAGCGAGGCGGAACTGGCCGAGGCCCGCGACTGGGTGGCGCTCTACAAGCGGGTGCGCCCGGTCGTCCAGCACGGTGAGCTGTACCGGCTGCGGCCGCCGGAGGGCGACGGGCTCAGCGCGGTGCAGTACGTACGGGGCGAGGAGACCGTGGTGCTGGCCTGGATCCAGGCGCAGCACTACGGCGACGCACAGCCCCCGCTGCGGCTGCGCGGGCTCGACCCGGCGGCCACCTACCGGGACCTGGAGACCGGGGAGGTGCACCGGGGAGCGGTACTCGCGCACCGGGGCCTGCGCACCGGGCTGGGCGGCGACCTCGACGCCGCCGTATTCCACCTTCGCCGAAACTGA
- a CDS encoding SGNH/GDSL hydrolase family protein: MADDKERFSNGSIGSYAAVGDSFTEGVGDPGPDGVFVGWADRLAVLLSDQRPHDDFRYANLAVRGRLLDQIVAEQVARAIELGPDLVTFCAGGNDILRPGSDPDDVAERYEAAVSDLKARVGTVLLCTGFDTRGVPVLRHLRGKIATYTAHVRAIADRYDCPVLDLWSLRSVQDRRAWDADRLHLSPDGHTRVALRAGQVLGLDVPADPDQPWPPEGQRTAAEVRRDNIHWAREYLVPWIGRRLRGESSGDHVEPKRPDLLPLRP; this comes from the coding sequence GTGGCAGACGATAAGGAGAGATTCAGCAACGGTTCCATCGGGTCGTACGCAGCGGTCGGCGACAGCTTCACCGAGGGCGTCGGCGACCCCGGTCCTGATGGAGTGTTCGTCGGCTGGGCCGACCGGCTCGCGGTCCTGCTGTCCGACCAACGACCTCACGACGATTTCCGCTACGCCAATTTGGCCGTACGCGGTCGACTCCTTGACCAGATTGTCGCGGAGCAGGTGGCGCGCGCCATCGAGCTCGGCCCGGATCTGGTCACCTTCTGCGCGGGGGGCAATGACATCCTGCGCCCCGGCAGCGACCCCGACGATGTCGCCGAGCGCTACGAGGCGGCCGTCTCCGACCTCAAGGCGCGGGTGGGCACGGTGCTGCTGTGCACGGGCTTCGACACCAGAGGGGTGCCGGTGCTGCGTCATCTGCGGGGCAAGATCGCCACGTATACGGCGCATGTGCGGGCGATCGCCGACCGGTACGACTGCCCGGTGCTCGACCTGTGGTCGCTGCGCTCGGTGCAGGACCGCCGGGCCTGGGACGCCGACCGGCTGCATCTGTCGCCGGACGGGCACACCCGGGTCGCGCTGAGGGCCGGTCAGGTGCTCGGGCTCGACGTCCCCGCCGATCCCGATCAGCCCTGGCCCCCGGAGGGGCAGCGCACCGCCGCCGAGGTGCGGAGGGACAACATCCACTGGGCGCGCGAATATCTGGTGCCCTGGATCGGCCGACGACTGCGCGGTGAGTCGTCGGGTGACCATGTGGAGCCCAAGCGGCCCGATCTGCTGCCGCTGCGGCCCTGA
- a CDS encoding ATP-binding protein: protein MAPSYEALRLGRGGIVVAPPRHDVFRLPALSTSVAEARRHVVRRLRSWGIDQDTRDSAELIVSELFTNAVRHTSSEEVRCSLQLIGTRLRLEVADQGCARTVPEARSVTADQEGGRGLMLVEALSEAWGVRPNQGGAGRAVWAYLAT, encoded by the coding sequence GTGGCTCCTTCCTATGAGGCTCTCCGGTTAGGGCGCGGCGGCATCGTGGTCGCTCCGCCCCGCCACGACGTGTTTCGTCTGCCGGCGCTGAGCACGTCCGTCGCCGAGGCGAGAAGGCATGTCGTCCGGCGGCTGCGCTCATGGGGCATCGACCAGGACACCCGGGACAGCGCGGAGTTGATCGTCTCCGAGCTGTTCACCAACGCGGTGCGCCACACCTCCAGCGAGGAGGTTCGCTGCTCACTGCAGCTCATAGGCACCCGGCTGCGGCTCGAGGTGGCCGACCAGGGATGCGCCCGTACGGTGCCGGAGGCCAGGTCGGTGACCGCGGACCAGGAAGGCGGCCGCGGGCTGATGCTGGTGGAGGCCCTCTCGGAGGCCTGGGGGGTCAGGCCGAACCAGGGGGGCGCGGGCCGCGCCGTCTGGGCCTATCTGGCGACGTAG
- a CDS encoding helix-turn-helix domain-containing protein, whose translation MADARAGGAPTVLRVVLGKRLQDLREKAGLSFEQAGRALDVTHATIRRMEKAEVGLKLPYVEKLLRTYGVADPEEVEGFLSLAREANKAGWWHRFRDVLPEWFNTFVSLEVEANLIRAYEPHYIPGLLQTEDYARAVLRAGMPHAPESEIERNVALRMERQALLTRDDPPMLWVVMDETVVRRPIGGSETMRAQIARLIEEAEAPHIRLQVMPFDAGPHPAMYGPFHIFRFPIPELPDIAYTESLVSGSYFDQRDDVSAFLEALDRMCAQAAPAQTTQAILSRIRKEI comes from the coding sequence GTGGCGGATGCGCGGGCGGGCGGAGCCCCGACCGTCCTGCGAGTCGTGCTCGGCAAACGGCTCCAGGACCTTCGGGAGAAGGCCGGGCTGTCGTTCGAGCAGGCCGGGCGCGCCCTGGACGTCACGCATGCCACGATCCGCCGGATGGAGAAGGCCGAGGTTGGCCTGAAGCTCCCGTACGTCGAGAAGCTGCTGCGGACGTACGGCGTCGCCGACCCCGAGGAGGTCGAGGGGTTCCTCTCCCTCGCGCGCGAGGCCAACAAGGCCGGCTGGTGGCACCGGTTCCGCGACGTCCTGCCGGAGTGGTTCAACACCTTCGTCAGCCTGGAGGTCGAGGCCAATCTGATCCGGGCCTACGAGCCGCATTACATTCCCGGGCTGCTGCAGACCGAGGACTATGCCCGCGCGGTGCTCCGCGCGGGCATGCCGCATGCGCCCGAGTCGGAGATCGAGCGCAATGTCGCCCTCCGTATGGAACGTCAGGCCCTGCTCACCCGGGACGACCCGCCGATGCTGTGGGTGGTCATGGACGAAACGGTGGTGCGCCGCCCCATCGGCGGTTCCGAGACCATGCGGGCCCAGATCGCGCGGTTGATCGAGGAGGCGGAGGCCCCTCATATCCGGCTGCAGGTCATGCCGTTCGACGCCGGCCCGCACCCGGCGATGTACGGCCCCTTCCATATCTTCCGGTTCCCGATCCCGGAGCTGCCGGATATCGCGTACACGGAGTCGCTGGTCAGCGGCTCCTACTTCGACCAGCGCGATGACGTATCGGCATTCCTGGAGGCCCTGGACCGGATGTGCGCGCAGGCCGCGCCTGCACAGACGACTCAGGCGATTCTGAGTCGCATTCGCAAGGAGATCTGA
- a CDS encoding DUF397 domain-containing protein — protein sequence MDRICGSRVYSGMPARDLGSEGWHKPWSGGNGGSCVEAMRLKDGRVALRQSTDPDGPALIYTPVEMKRFIQGAKSGEADFLFL from the coding sequence ATGGATCGCATATGCGGGAGCCGCGTCTACAGCGGCATGCCGGCAAGGGACCTCGGCAGCGAGGGCTGGCACAAGCCTTGGAGTGGCGGCAACGGGGGAAGCTGCGTCGAGGCGATGAGGCTGAAGGACGGGCGGGTGGCGCTGCGCCAGTCGACCGATCCGGACGGACCGGCACTGATCTACACCCCGGTGGAGATGAAACGCTTCATCCAGGGGGCGAAGTCCGGGGAAGCGGACTTTCTGTTTCTGTGA
- a CDS encoding STM4011 family radical SAM protein: protein MDLTILYRGPLASCDYDCPYCPFAKRRDSPERLRADRAALERFTAWAAEQTGDRLSVLFTPWGEGLVRSWYRRALIELSHLPHVERVAIQTNLSCRTGWTAEADPATLALWCTYHPGQTPYDRFLAKCGELAARGVRHSVGIVGLPDHLDRARRLRADLPTQVYLWVNAAEGHTYTDAEAAEWTALDPLFGYSHHPHRSAGLRCRTGASVISVDGDGTVRRCHFVPAELGNLYDGSYRAALRPRPCPLSVCDCHIGYVHLESLPLYDVFAGGVLERVPAPPVGSWSVGHTVSPSIPLVTTSVTEPDVTETESPLPRTSPPG from the coding sequence GTGGACTTGACCATTCTGTACCGGGGTCCGCTCGCCTCGTGCGACTACGACTGTCCGTATTGCCCGTTCGCCAAGCGCCGGGACAGCCCGGAGCGGCTGCGCGCCGACCGCGCCGCGCTGGAGCGGTTCACCGCCTGGGCGGCGGAGCAGACCGGCGACCGGCTGTCGGTGCTGTTCACCCCGTGGGGCGAGGGGCTGGTGCGCTCCTGGTACCGCCGCGCGCTCATCGAGCTCAGCCATCTGCCCCATGTCGAGCGGGTCGCCATCCAGACCAATCTGAGCTGCCGGACCGGCTGGACGGCCGAGGCCGACCCGGCCACGCTCGCCCTGTGGTGCACCTACCACCCGGGCCAGACCCCGTACGACCGGTTTCTCGCCAAGTGCGGGGAGCTGGCCGCGCGCGGGGTGCGCCACAGCGTCGGCATCGTGGGGCTGCCCGACCATCTGGACCGGGCCCGCCGACTGCGCGCCGATCTCCCGACCCAGGTCTACCTGTGGGTGAACGCGGCCGAGGGCCATACCTACACGGACGCCGAGGCGGCCGAGTGGACCGCGCTGGACCCGCTCTTCGGCTACAGCCACCATCCGCACCGAAGCGCCGGTCTTCGATGCCGGACCGGCGCCTCGGTGATCTCGGTGGACGGCGACGGCACGGTGCGCCGCTGCCATTTCGTCCCCGCGGAACTGGGCAATCTCTACGACGGGTCGTACCGCGCGGCGCTACGGCCCCGTCCCTGTCCGCTATCCGTCTGCGACTGCCATATCGGCTATGTGCACCTGGAGTCGCTTCCCCTGTACGACGTGTTCGCGGGCGGTGTGCTGGAACGCGTCCCGGCGCCGCCGGTCGGTTCGTGGTCGGTCGGTCACACTGTTTCCCCCTCGATCCCCCTGGTCACGACGAGCGTCACAGAACCGGACGTCACAGAAACAGAAAGTCCGCTTCCCCGGACTTCGCCCCCTGGATGA
- a CDS encoding STM4012 family radical SAM protein, with translation MNISTLGSTVRPYQSYVYAYPHKTAYRPLTDRPALRELWAAEPKDALSLYLHIPFCEVRCGFCNLFTRIGAPEGLVTAYLDALERQAGAVREALGEDARFAAAAFGGGTPTFLEAAELERLCDIAEKGMGADLAAVPLSVEASPATATADRLAVLAGRGTTRLSLGVQSFVDAEARSAVRPQRRADVEAALGRIRDAGIPVLNIDLIYGIDGQTEDSWRRSLDAALAWRPEELYLYPLYVRPLTGLGRKEAREPEAEWAAEWAAEAEWDERRLRLYRSGRDQLLAHGYEQVSMRMFRAQGAPATSGEDYACQTDGMVGLGCGARSYTSALHYSFDYAVDMREIRGIIDDFVSRPAADFARAEHGRRMTGDEARRRHLLQSVLQAEGMEAAGYRARFGTDPAEDFPVELARFAARGWLDAEAAPGRLRLSPEGLAHSDALGPELFSPAVRAAMAAYDLK, from the coding sequence ATGAACATCAGCACGCTCGGTTCGACCGTCCGCCCCTACCAGTCGTACGTCTACGCCTATCCGCACAAGACCGCCTACCGGCCGCTCACGGACCGTCCCGCGCTGCGTGAGCTGTGGGCGGCCGAGCCGAAGGACGCGCTGTCGCTGTATCTGCACATCCCCTTCTGCGAGGTGCGCTGCGGCTTCTGCAATCTCTTCACCCGGATCGGCGCCCCCGAGGGGCTGGTGACCGCCTATCTGGACGCGCTGGAGCGGCAGGCGGGGGCGGTGCGCGAGGCGCTCGGTGAGGACGCCCGGTTCGCCGCCGCGGCCTTCGGCGGCGGCACCCCCACGTTCCTGGAGGCGGCCGAGCTGGAGCGGCTCTGCGATATCGCCGAGAAGGGGATGGGCGCGGACCTGGCCGCCGTACCGCTCTCGGTCGAGGCGTCCCCGGCCACGGCCACGGCCGACCGGCTCGCGGTGCTGGCCGGGCGCGGCACCACCCGGCTGAGCCTGGGGGTGCAGAGCTTCGTCGACGCGGAGGCGCGCTCGGCGGTGCGGCCGCAGCGCCGAGCCGATGTGGAGGCGGCGCTGGGCCGGATCCGGGACGCGGGGATACCCGTGCTCAACATCGATCTGATCTATGGCATCGACGGTCAGACCGAGGACAGTTGGCGCCGGTCCCTGGACGCTGCCCTGGCCTGGCGCCCGGAGGAGCTGTATCTCTATCCCCTCTATGTCCGCCCGCTGACCGGGCTCGGCCGTAAGGAGGCCAGAGAGCCAGAGGCGGAGTGGGCGGCGGAGTGGGCGGCGGAGGCGGAGTGGGACGAGCGGCGGCTGCGGCTGTACCGCTCGGGCCGCGACCAGCTGCTCGCCCACGGCTATGAGCAGGTCTCGATGCGGATGTTCCGTGCCCAGGGCGCGCCCGCGACCAGCGGCGAGGACTACGCCTGCCAGACGGACGGCATGGTCGGCCTCGGCTGCGGCGCCCGCTCCTACACCTCCGCCCTGCACTACTCGTTCGACTACGCGGTCGACATGCGGGAGATCCGCGGCATCATCGACGACTTCGTCTCCCGGCCCGCGGCCGACTTCGCCCGCGCCGAGCACGGCCGGCGGATGACCGGCGACGAGGCCCGCCGGCGCCATCTGCTGCAGTCCGTCCTCCAGGCCGAGGGGATGGAGGCGGCGGGCTACCGGGCCCGGTTCGGCACCGATCCGGCCGAGGACTTCCCCGTGGAGCTGGCCCGGTTCGCGGCGCGCGGCTGGCTGGACGCGGAGGCGGCTCCCGGACGGCTGCGGCTGTCCCCCGAGGGGCTGGCGCACTCCGACGCGCTCGGCCCCGAGTTGTTCTCGCCCGCCGTGCGCGCCGCCATGGCCGCGTATGACCTGAAGTGA
- a CDS encoding STM4013/SEN3800 family hydrolase, with protein MNEVVGSHDLLLITLDTLRYDVAAELAAAGRTPNLSARMPGGAWAERHAPGSFTYASHQAMFAGFLPTPATPGPHRRLFAARFAGSETTAADTYVFETPDLVSGLAAAGYHTVCVGGVGFFNKRGPLGSVLPGYFQESHWEPEFGVTSPTSFEAQIDRAEKVIAGLDPGRRLFLFVNVSALHQPNWFHLPGATREAGDTRATHAAALEYVDRHVGRLLAALSGRGPAFAIVCSDHGTAYGDDGYTGHRLGHEVVWTVPYTHFFLEAR; from the coding sequence ATGAACGAGGTCGTGGGCAGCCATGACCTGCTGCTGATCACCCTCGACACCTTGCGCTACGACGTGGCGGCCGAACTGGCGGCCGCAGGACGGACGCCGAACCTCAGCGCCCGGATGCCCGGCGGCGCCTGGGCCGAGCGGCATGCCCCCGGCAGCTTCACCTACGCCTCCCACCAGGCGATGTTCGCGGGTTTCCTGCCGACCCCGGCCACCCCCGGACCGCACCGCCGGCTGTTCGCGGCCCGCTTCGCGGGCAGCGAGACCACCGCGGCGGACACCTATGTCTTCGAGACGCCCGATCTGGTGTCGGGGCTCGCGGCGGCCGGGTACCACACCGTGTGCGTCGGCGGGGTCGGCTTCTTCAACAAGCGGGGGCCGCTGGGCTCGGTGCTGCCCGGCTACTTCCAGGAAAGTCACTGGGAGCCGGAGTTCGGGGTCACCTCCCCCACCTCCTTCGAGGCGCAGATCGACCGCGCCGAGAAGGTGATCGCCGGTCTGGACCCCGGCCGGCGGCTGTTCCTCTTCGTGAACGTCTCCGCGCTGCACCAGCCCAACTGGTTCCATCTTCCCGGCGCCACCCGCGAGGCGGGCGATACCCGCGCCACCCACGCCGCCGCCCTGGAGTACGTGGACCGCCATGTCGGGCGGCTCCTGGCCGCCCTGAGCGGCCGCGGCCCCGCCTTCGCGATCGTCTGCTCCGACCACGGCACCGCGTACGGCGACGACGGCTACACGGGCCACCGGCTCGGCCATGAGGTCGTCTGGACCGTGCCGTACACCCACTTCTTCCTCGAGGCCCGATGA
- a CDS encoding STM4014 family protein — protein sequence MNETRFAVVGNPGGRRVEMFSDAAVAAGLPAPRVLAWHDVLTVGATFEPAETVRIDSPGEDEEVEWLLRGASDPTRVEGTGRWYARFTEAVRDIATAARTAGATLLNDPGELAVLFDKRLCHGVLDGAAVPVPPSPTSGPQAPPVRGWDDVRAALGTSGLRRAFVKPAHGSSASGVLAVETAGPGRVRATTSVERTEDGRLFNSLRVRRYDTEAEVAAIIDTLAPDGLHIERWLPKASQDKRVADLRIVVVAGRVTHAVVRTSRSPMANLHLGGVRGDLAAARAAAEASGVAWSEVLGTAERAAECFPRTLCVGVDLLPGPGWRRFAVGEVNAFGDLLPRLTGLPGSGAEGLDTYAVQVAAVLRTRKDAHRDAAL from the coding sequence ATGAATGAGACGCGCTTCGCCGTGGTCGGCAATCCGGGCGGCCGCCGGGTGGAGATGTTCTCCGACGCCGCCGTGGCCGCCGGACTGCCCGCGCCCCGGGTGCTGGCCTGGCACGATGTGCTGACCGTCGGCGCCACGTTCGAGCCCGCCGAAACCGTGCGGATCGACTCGCCGGGCGAGGACGAGGAGGTGGAGTGGCTGCTGCGCGGCGCCTCGGATCCCACCCGGGTCGAGGGCACCGGCCGCTGGTACGCGCGGTTCACCGAGGCCGTCCGGGACATCGCGACGGCGGCGCGCACGGCCGGTGCCACCCTGCTGAACGACCCCGGAGAGCTGGCCGTCCTGTTCGACAAGCGGCTGTGCCACGGGGTGCTGGACGGCGCGGCCGTCCCGGTCCCGCCGTCGCCGACCTCCGGGCCGCAGGCGCCGCCCGTGCGCGGCTGGGACGATGTGCGCGCGGCGCTCGGCACCTCTGGGCTGCGGCGCGCCTTCGTCAAGCCGGCCCACGGCTCGTCCGCGTCCGGGGTGCTCGCCGTGGAGACGGCGGGCCCCGGCCGGGTGCGGGCCACGACCTCCGTGGAGCGCACGGAGGACGGCCGGCTGTTCAACTCGCTGCGGGTGCGGCGGTACGACACCGAGGCGGAGGTCGCCGCGATCATCGACACGCTGGCGCCGGACGGGCTGCATATCGAGCGCTGGCTGCCCAAGGCGTCCCAGGACAAGCGCGTCGCCGATCTGCGGATTGTGGTGGTGGCGGGCAGGGTCACCCATGCCGTGGTGCGTACCAGCCGCTCCCCCATGGCCAATCTCCATCTCGGCGGGGTGCGCGGCGATCTGGCCGCCGCCCGCGCGGCGGCGGAGGCGAGCGGGGTGGCCTGGAGCGAGGTGCTGGGCACCGCGGAGCGGGCGGCCGAGTGCTTCCCGCGCACGCTGTGCGTGGGGGTGGATCTGCTGCCCGGCCCGGGGTGGCGGCGGTTCGCGGTCGGCGAGGTCAACGCCTTCGGTGATCTGCTGCCCCGGCTGACCGGCCTGCCCGGCAGCGGCGCGGAGGGTCTGGACACCTATGCGGTCCAGGTCGCCGCCGTGCTGCGGACACGGAAGGACGCCCACCGCGATGCCGCTCTCTGA
- a CDS encoding STM4015 family protein, translating into MSVYHLDDLYGLPAFDFPLPDEGTEPPEPGAVAWRISYAPYRDQSEEDFAGRFQRFLTSVDPSRVRALIIGQWGEAYEGDADDAIEQLLMAKDRLTSLEAVFIGDITAEESEISWIQQSDVTPVLHAYPALRELGVRGGSGLSFPAVTHAHLRTLRFETGGLPGAVVRGVAASDLPALERLDMWLGVEEYGGDATIADLAPILSGGRFPALRHLGVQNSELQDEIAAAMAAAPVVAQLAFLDLSMGVLTDEGAAALLDGQPLTHLTWLDLDHNYFSAAMEERLRTALEPSGVKVVMAEKGDEDEYDDEVSRYTAVAE; encoded by the coding sequence ATGTCGGTCTACCACCTGGACGACCTGTACGGCCTTCCGGCCTTCGACTTCCCGCTGCCCGACGAGGGGACCGAGCCGCCCGAGCCGGGCGCCGTCGCCTGGCGGATCTCCTACGCCCCCTACCGCGACCAGTCGGAAGAGGACTTCGCCGGTCGCTTCCAGCGCTTCCTGACCTCGGTGGACCCCTCCCGGGTACGGGCGCTGATCATCGGCCAGTGGGGCGAGGCCTACGAAGGCGACGCCGACGACGCCATCGAGCAGCTCCTCATGGCCAAGGACCGGCTGACCTCGCTGGAGGCGGTCTTCATCGGCGACATCACCGCGGAGGAGTCGGAGATCTCCTGGATCCAGCAGTCCGACGTGACACCGGTCCTCCATGCCTACCCCGCCCTGCGCGAGCTGGGCGTCCGCGGTGGCAGCGGGCTGTCCTTCCCCGCCGTCACCCACGCCCATCTGCGCACGCTCCGCTTCGAGACCGGCGGGCTGCCCGGTGCGGTGGTGCGCGGGGTCGCCGCCAGCGACCTGCCCGCGCTCGAGCGCCTGGATATGTGGCTCGGGGTGGAGGAGTACGGGGGCGATGCCACCATCGCCGATCTGGCCCCGATCCTCAGCGGCGGCCGGTTCCCCGCGCTGCGCCACCTGGGCGTGCAGAACAGCGAGCTCCAGGACGAGATCGCGGCCGCCATGGCGGCGGCCCCCGTGGTCGCCCAGCTCGCGTTCCTCGACCTGTCCATGGGCGTGCTCACCGACGAGGGCGCGGCGGCGCTGCTCGACGGCCAGCCGCTCACCCATCTGACGTGGCTCGATCTGGACCACAACTACTTCTCCGCGGCCATGGAGGAGCGACTGCGCACGGCCCTGGAGCCGTCCGGGGTGAAGGTCGTGATGGCCGAGAAGGGCGACGAGGACGAGTACGACGACGAGGTGTCGCGCTACACCGCCGTCGCCGAGTGA
- a CDS encoding glycoside hydrolase family 19 protein, producing MWRRRVLAPLAATAAVCASVLVMPMASSASAAGTTAQAACDYPNWAAGRAYVTGDIVRYTDGKYYRAEHDNPGYDPVISTWYWEPFNCGGEGQNPSGFVVSEAQFNQMFPNRNSFYTYQGLTAALSAYPGFANTGSDTVKKQEAAAFLANVNHETGGLVHIVEQNTSNYPHYCDSSQPYGCPAGQAAYYGRGPIQLSWNFNYKAAGDALGIDLLGNPWLVEQDAAVSWKTALWFWNTQTGAGSMTPHDAMVNQRGFGETIRAINGSLECNGGNPGQVQSRIDAYQRFVQILGTTPGSNLSC from the coding sequence ATGTGGAGACGACGTGTTCTGGCGCCGCTCGCGGCGACCGCGGCGGTGTGTGCAAGTGTGCTTGTCATGCCCATGGCCTCATCCGCCTCGGCGGCGGGAACGACCGCCCAGGCGGCCTGCGACTACCCGAACTGGGCCGCGGGCAGGGCGTACGTCACCGGCGACATCGTCCGGTACACCGACGGCAAGTACTACCGCGCGGAGCACGACAACCCGGGCTATGACCCGGTGATCAGCACCTGGTACTGGGAGCCCTTCAACTGCGGCGGCGAGGGCCAGAACCCGAGCGGCTTCGTGGTGAGCGAGGCGCAGTTCAACCAGATGTTCCCGAACCGGAACTCGTTCTACACCTACCAGGGCCTGACCGCCGCCCTGAGCGCCTACCCCGGCTTCGCCAACACCGGCAGCGACACCGTCAAGAAGCAGGAGGCGGCCGCCTTCCTGGCCAACGTCAACCACGAGACCGGCGGCCTGGTCCACATCGTGGAGCAGAACACCTCCAACTACCCGCACTACTGCGACTCGAGCCAGCCCTACGGCTGCCCCGCGGGCCAGGCGGCGTACTACGGCCGTGGACCGATCCAGCTCAGCTGGAACTTCAACTACAAGGCCGCGGGCGACGCACTCGGCATCGATCTGCTCGGCAACCCCTGGCTGGTGGAGCAGGACGCCGCGGTGTCCTGGAAGACCGCCCTGTGGTTCTGGAACACCCAGACCGGGGCCGGCTCGATGACCCCGCACGACGCCATGGTCAACCAGCGGGGCTTCGGCGAGACCATCCGCGCCATCAACGGCAGCCTGGAGTGCAACGGCGGCAACCCCGGCCAGGTGCAGAGCCGGATCGACGCCTACCAGCGGTTCGTCCAGATACTCGGCACCACCCCCGGCTCCAACCTGAGCTGCTGA